Proteins encoded within one genomic window of Pseudomonadales bacterium:
- a CDS encoding acyl-CoA/acyl-ACP dehydrogenase, whose translation MNLGFSEEQRFIQEQANNFLSDQCPIAAVRDVLESNKDFDQSLWQQMIELGWTALSIPETYDGLGLGFLELCLIAEELGKVLAPVPFLSSVVLATEAIKASETAIQQQWLPQLASGEKVGCVSLNPEYAKLSIDKQQLSGSICPVFDGGIADFVVFAYAQQSEIKFGLAELDQAGVSITTLESMDPSKNIVKLDFDKAAFTVLEITDGAAQLSNKLLNTAAVITAFEQFGGAEKAMQTGIEYTKNRYAFGRQVASFQAIKHKFADMFVALELAKSNAYYAAWALSTDADELELAAATARVSASDAFYDISKENIEVHGGMGFTWEFDCHLYYRRAQYLSAVIGTQPLWQDKLVNALIKHGVAA comes from the coding sequence ATGAACCTTGGATTTTCCGAAGAGCAGCGCTTTATTCAGGAGCAAGCCAATAACTTTCTATCCGATCAATGCCCTATCGCAGCGGTTCGGGATGTTCTAGAAAGCAATAAAGATTTTGATCAATCACTTTGGCAACAGATGATTGAGCTTGGCTGGACCGCATTATCTATCCCGGAAACATACGACGGCTTAGGCCTGGGCTTTTTAGAGCTCTGCCTGATTGCTGAAGAATTGGGTAAAGTTTTGGCACCGGTGCCGTTCTTAAGCTCCGTTGTGCTGGCGACTGAAGCGATTAAGGCCTCAGAAACCGCTATTCAGCAACAGTGGCTACCGCAGTTAGCCAGCGGTGAAAAAGTCGGCTGTGTCTCACTCAACCCGGAATATGCCAAGCTAAGTATTGATAAGCAGCAGCTTAGCGGAAGCATATGTCCCGTTTTTGACGGCGGCATAGCTGACTTTGTCGTGTTCGCCTACGCTCAGCAATCGGAGATTAAGTTTGGCTTAGCCGAACTGGATCAGGCGGGCGTCTCGATTACCACCCTTGAATCCATGGACCCTAGCAAGAACATTGTAAAGCTAGATTTTGATAAGGCTGCATTTACCGTGCTAGAAATAACTGATGGCGCAGCGCAATTAAGCAATAAACTCCTTAATACAGCTGCCGTCATCACTGCATTTGAACAGTTTGGTGGCGCTGAGAAAGCGATGCAAACCGGTATTGAATATACCAAAAACCGTTATGCTTTCGGTCGTCAAGTCGCTTCATTCCAAGCCATCAAGCACAAGTTCGCCGACATGTTTGTCGCGCTAGAGTTAGCAAAATCTAATGCCTATTATGCAGCATGGGCACTATCAACCGACGCGGACGAATTAGAGCTTGCCGCAGCTACCGCGCGCGTCAGTGCCAGTGATGCGTTCTATGATATCAGTAAAGAAAATATCGAGGTACACGGCGGTATGGGCTTCACCTGGGAATTTGACTGTCACTTGTATTATCGCCGCGCGCAGTATTTATCGGCGGTCATTGGTACCCAACCGCTATGGCAAGACAAATTGGTTAATGCATTGATCAAGCATGGCGTTGCTGCCTAG